Proteins encoded within one genomic window of Bacillus sp. F19:
- a CDS encoding Hsp20 family protein — protein MDSNRKDPMKMINDFFVSLPKHTLLGSIDDYFKHSFAPRGFPVVIDESDAAFIVKAELPGIEKENIKLEILGEELIITVKSDKNEKKNGKQSILIPPSAVKLLERCAENYDSEEAINDNRD, from the coding sequence ATGGATTCAAATCGAAAAGATCCGATGAAAATGATCAATGATTTTTTTGTCTCGCTCCCAAAGCATACCCTTCTCGGAAGCATTGATGACTATTTTAAACATTCTTTTGCTCCAAGGGGATTTCCGGTTGTGATCGATGAATCAGACGCAGCATTTATTGTGAAAGCGGAACTGCCCGGCATCGAAAAAGAGAATATAAAGCTTGAGATTTTGGGAGAAGAACTGATTATTACAGTAAAATCAGATAAGAATGAGAAGAAAAACGGCAAACAATCAATACTGATCCCCCCGTCAGCTGTAAAACTACTGGAACGGTGTGCTGAAAATTACGATTCCGAAGAAGCCATCAACGACAATCGAGATTGA
- the galE gene encoding UDP-glucose 4-epimerase GalE: MSVLVLGGAGYIGSHAVYQLADHGLDVVVVDNLQTGHKEAIHPRASFYEGDLRDQAFLNSVFEKEEITQVLHFAANSLVGESVLQPLKYFHNNVYGLQVLLEVMQKHGVKEIVFSSTAAVYGEPKNIPITESELTNPANPYGESKLMMEKMIRWCEQAYGIRYVSLRYFNVAGARATAEIGEDHTPETHLVPIILQVALGQREHISVFGDDYATPDGTCIRDYVHVEDLIDAHLLALNYLSRQGESIILNLGSSQGFSVNEMLKKAREVTGHPIPAKVAPRRAGDPSTLVASSEKARAILGWEPSRTNIKTILQDAWNWHQTKPNGYGEDSR; this comes from the coding sequence ATGAGCGTTTTAGTTCTTGGTGGAGCCGGCTACATCGGCTCCCATGCAGTCTATCAATTAGCAGATCATGGATTGGACGTTGTCGTGGTCGATAACCTCCAGACCGGCCACAAAGAAGCGATCCATCCGAGAGCAAGTTTTTACGAAGGCGACTTGAGAGATCAGGCATTTTTAAACAGCGTGTTTGAAAAAGAAGAAATCACACAGGTGCTGCACTTCGCAGCCAACTCCTTAGTAGGAGAATCCGTCCTGCAGCCGCTCAAGTATTTTCACAACAATGTCTACGGATTACAGGTTCTGCTTGAAGTGATGCAAAAGCACGGTGTGAAAGAAATCGTCTTTTCATCGACAGCAGCCGTATACGGTGAGCCGAAGAACATTCCGATTACAGAAAGCGAACTCACCAATCCTGCAAATCCATACGGCGAATCAAAGCTGATGATGGAAAAAATGATACGCTGGTGCGAGCAAGCATATGGCATCCGCTATGTATCCCTGCGCTATTTCAATGTTGCGGGAGCAAGAGCCACAGCTGAAATCGGCGAGGACCATACACCTGAAACACACTTAGTTCCAATTATTCTGCAGGTTGCATTAGGACAACGAGAGCACATCTCGGTATTCGGAGATGATTATGCAACGCCTGATGGCACATGCATCCGGGATTACGTCCACGTGGAAGATTTGATCGACGCCCATCTGCTTGCCCTGAACTATTTAAGCAGACAAGGCGAAAGCATCATTTTGAACCTCGGCAGCAGCCAGGGCTTCTCGGTTAATGAAATGCTTAAGAAAGCAAGAGAAGTGACGGGCCATCCGATTCCTGCAAAGGTTGCACCTAGACGTGCAGGCGACCCGAGCACACTTGTCGCTTCATCCGAAAAAGCAAGAGCGATTCTCGGCTGGGAGCCATCCCGCACGAATATCAAAACGATTCTGCAGGATGCATGGAATTGGCACCAAACAAAACCAAACGGATATGGAGAGGATTCCAGATGA
- a CDS encoding galactose mutarotase, translating to MKMKILYETILTHPQQNIEKYTLENDQGFSVSFLNLGGTIMSIMAPDKNGNFENVVLAYDHAEQYIENPYYLGALIGRVAGRVPNAELGPYRLEANEGEHHLHGGPHGFHQVFWNVKTVEHGDSAEVILTHFSRDGEGGYPGNLDVQVTYRLDCDNTFTIDYEARSDKNTWLNLTNHAYINLSADSGRDVLNHSLTMKSDAIAEFDDDLIPTGRWIPAKETPFDLKTGKLLREAAESDHEQIDKAGNGFDHLFLFEQSELNQVSVEEQESGRKMVVQTTDPAAVIYMANKMDTDHPLKPGQATGPYAAICIETQRIPESLLIPGLPTHKLAAHEAYRSRTSFTFGLI from the coding sequence ATGAAAATGAAAATCCTTTACGAAACGATACTCACGCACCCGCAGCAAAACATTGAGAAATATACGCTTGAAAACGATCAGGGCTTTTCGGTCAGCTTCTTAAACCTTGGCGGAACAATCATGTCGATCATGGCGCCTGATAAAAACGGAAACTTTGAAAATGTTGTATTAGCTTATGACCATGCTGAGCAGTATATCGAGAATCCATATTATTTAGGAGCACTGATCGGCCGCGTGGCAGGACGGGTTCCAAATGCAGAGCTTGGTCCGTACAGACTTGAGGCAAATGAAGGAGAGCATCATTTGCATGGTGGTCCTCATGGCTTTCACCAGGTTTTCTGGAACGTAAAAACCGTTGAGCATGGGGATTCAGCAGAAGTGATCCTCACGCATTTCAGCAGGGATGGGGAAGGCGGCTATCCTGGGAATCTTGATGTACAGGTAACATACCGTCTGGACTGTGACAATACCTTCACCATTGATTACGAAGCACGCTCGGACAAAAATACATGGCTCAACCTGACAAACCACGCTTATATTAATTTATCAGCAGACAGCGGAAGGGACGTACTGAATCACTCTCTTACAATGAAAAGCGATGCCATCGCTGAATTCGATGACGATTTGATTCCAACAGGCAGATGGATTCCTGCAAAAGAAACCCCGTTTGACCTGAAAACTGGTAAACTATTAAGAGAAGCAGCAGAGTCTGACCACGAGCAGATCGACAAGGCCGGAAACGGTTTTGACCACCTTTTTCTATTTGAACAAAGTGAGCTCAACCAAGTGTCAGTAGAGGAGCAGGAAAGCGGACGGAAGATGGTTGTGCAGACAACAGATCCAGCAGCTGTCATCTACATGGCGAATAAAATGGATACCGATCATCCATTAAAACCGGGTCAGGCAACCGGGCCATATGCGGCAATCTGCATTGAGACACAGCGCATTCCGGAATCGCTGCTGATCCCAGGTCTGCCGACACATAAGCTTGCGGCACATGAGGCATACAGATCCAGAACATCATTTACATTCGGACTAATATAG
- the gatA gene encoding Asp-tRNA(Asn)/Glu-tRNA(Gln) amidotransferase subunit GatA, whose translation MSLFDHKLSELKTLLHKKEITVTDLVDESYKRIHAVDDQVNAFLTLDEEKARSYAKELDEAIGTRDEFGLMFGMPIGVKDNIVTKNLRTTAASKILENFDPIYDATVVQHLKKAEAVTIGKLNMDEFAMGSSTENSGYKVTKNPWNLETVPGGSSGGSAAAVAAREVPFALGSDTGGSIRQPAAFTGVVGLKPTYGRVSRFGLIAFASSLDQIGPLTTNVEDNAFLLQAISGVDKMDSTSANVDVPDFLSALTGDVKGLKIAVPKEYLGEGVSEEVKQSVLDALKVLEAQGATWEEVSLPYSKYALATYYLLSSSEASANLARFDGVRYGYRSDNAKNLIELYKQSRSEGFGDEVKRRIMLGTFALSSGYYDAYYKKAQQVRTLIKKDFEDVFEKYDVIVGPTTPTPAFKVGEKTDDPMTMYANDILTIPVNLAGVPGISVPCGFSNGLPLGLQIIGKHFDESTVYRVAHAFEQATDHHKAKPEL comes from the coding sequence ATGTCATTATTTGACCACAAACTGTCAGAACTAAAAACACTTTTACATAAAAAAGAAATCACCGTAACAGACCTTGTTGACGAATCGTACAAACGAATTCATGCCGTCGACGATCAAGTAAATGCCTTCCTTACATTAGATGAAGAAAAAGCACGTTCCTATGCAAAAGAACTAGACGAAGCAATCGGAACGCGTGATGAATTCGGCCTAATGTTTGGAATGCCGATCGGAGTAAAGGACAACATCGTCACGAAAAACCTGCGTACTACAGCGGCAAGTAAAATCCTTGAAAACTTCGACCCGATTTATGACGCGACCGTTGTTCAGCATTTGAAAAAAGCGGAAGCTGTCACAATCGGAAAACTAAACATGGATGAATTCGCAATGGGATCTTCCACAGAGAACTCAGGCTACAAAGTAACGAAAAATCCATGGAATCTTGAAACCGTACCAGGAGGATCAAGCGGCGGTTCAGCTGCAGCAGTTGCAGCGCGCGAGGTACCATTTGCCCTTGGATCGGATACAGGCGGATCAATTCGCCAGCCGGCAGCCTTCACAGGTGTAGTTGGACTAAAACCTACATACGGACGTGTATCACGTTTCGGGCTGATTGCATTTGCATCATCTCTTGATCAAATCGGACCGTTAACAACAAATGTTGAAGACAATGCCTTTTTGCTCCAAGCGATTTCAGGAGTAGATAAAATGGACTCAACATCAGCAAACGTTGACGTTCCAGATTTTCTTTCTGCCCTGACAGGAGATGTAAAAGGTCTTAAAATCGCCGTACCAAAAGAGTACTTAGGCGAAGGCGTCAGCGAAGAAGTAAAGCAGTCTGTCCTTGATGCGTTAAAAGTATTGGAAGCACAGGGTGCAACATGGGAAGAGGTTTCTCTGCCGTATTCAAAATACGCGCTTGCTACTTACTACCTGCTTTCTTCATCAGAAGCATCAGCGAATCTTGCGCGCTTTGACGGCGTCCGCTACGGCTACCGTTCAGACAATGCGAAGAATTTAATCGAATTGTACAAGCAGTCCCGTTCAGAGGGCTTCGGCGATGAAGTAAAACGCCGCATCATGCTTGGAACTTTTGCACTCAGCTCAGGCTACTATGATGCTTACTACAAAAAAGCACAGCAAGTCCGCACACTCATCAAAAAAGACTTTGAAGATGTGTTTGAAAAATACGACGTCATCGTTGGACCGACAACTCCGACTCCAGCCTTTAAAGTAGGCGAAAAAACAGATGACCCGATGACCATGTATGCGAACGATATTTTAACAATCCCTGTAAACCTTGCAGGCGTACCTGGAATTTCCGTACCATGTGGATTCTCAAATGGCTTGCCGCTTGGACTTCAAATTATCGGAAAGCATTTCGACGAAAGCACAGTTTACCGCGTTGCACATGCATTTGAGCAGGCAACCGACCATCATAAAGCAAAACCTGAATTGTAA
- the galT gene encoding UDP-glucose--hexose-1-phosphate uridylyltransferase, with protein sequence MNNSSFVNQLVEQAIQKKFITDRDRMYARNQILGLLGIDAYEECDLPEMLLSIPDLLDIIVEQTAKRGIIEGTFDEKEKLSANLMNVFLDKPSAIQQTFEEYYSLSPEIATDYFYKLSQNSNYIQTKRIAKNIHYKTPTEYGEIDITVNLSRPEKDPRDIARERAVKSASKYPKCLLCAENEGYTGRIGHPARSNHRVIELNLENEQWYFQYSPYIYYNEHSIVLSGEHRDMKINGDAFRRLLAFVEQFPHYFIGSNADLPIVGGSILSHDHYQAGKYTFAMAEAPDEEKFEIASFPEVAFSKVKWPMSVLRLRSSDKAALVTAAEHVLNTWKTYSNEEAEIIAFTGDESHQTVTPIARMRDGRFELDLVLRNNRTSEEHPMGIFHPHADLHHIKKENIGLIEVMGLAVLPERLKHELQQIEAFLLGEEAEVPEHHEEWVQHLISKYQSFEKETADGILKKEVGLKFSRVLEDAGVFKRTNEGNNHFSHFIQSLKRERNDENENPLRNDTHAPAAKH encoded by the coding sequence ATGAACAATTCTTCATTCGTCAATCAATTAGTAGAGCAAGCCATCCAGAAAAAATTCATCACTGACAGAGACCGGATGTATGCCCGAAACCAGATTCTCGGTCTGCTTGGGATTGATGCCTATGAAGAATGTGACCTGCCGGAAATGCTGCTTTCCATACCGGATCTGCTTGATATTATAGTCGAGCAGACAGCAAAACGAGGAATCATTGAAGGAACCTTTGATGAAAAAGAAAAGCTGTCTGCAAATCTGATGAATGTGTTTCTTGATAAGCCGTCCGCGATTCAGCAAACGTTTGAAGAGTATTACAGCCTGTCACCTGAAATCGCGACAGATTACTTTTACAAGCTGAGCCAGAACAGTAATTACATCCAGACAAAACGAATCGCGAAAAACATCCATTACAAAACGCCGACTGAATACGGGGAGATTGATATTACGGTCAACCTCTCCAGGCCTGAAAAGGATCCGCGCGATATCGCACGGGAGCGGGCAGTCAAATCGGCAAGCAAGTATCCGAAATGCCTGCTTTGCGCTGAAAACGAAGGCTACACAGGACGCATCGGACACCCTGCGCGATCCAATCACCGTGTGATCGAGCTGAACCTTGAGAATGAGCAGTGGTATTTTCAATATTCGCCTTACATTTATTACAATGAGCATTCCATCGTGTTATCCGGCGAGCACAGAGACATGAAAATCAATGGGGACGCCTTCCGAAGGCTGCTTGCTTTCGTTGAGCAGTTTCCGCACTATTTTATCGGCTCGAATGCGGACCTTCCAATTGTCGGCGGATCAATCCTCTCTCACGATCACTATCAGGCGGGCAAGTACACGTTTGCGATGGCTGAAGCTCCTGACGAAGAAAAATTTGAGATTGCGAGCTTTCCTGAGGTAGCCTTCTCAAAGGTGAAATGGCCAATGTCGGTACTGAGACTGCGATCATCAGATAAAGCGGCGCTCGTTACAGCAGCAGAGCACGTGCTGAATACATGGAAAACCTATTCCAATGAAGAAGCAGAGATTATTGCTTTTACAGGAGACGAATCCCATCAAACGGTGACGCCGATTGCAAGAATGAGAGACGGCCGCTTTGAGCTTGACCTTGTCCTCCGCAACAACCGAACAAGCGAAGAGCATCCGATGGGGATTTTCCATCCCCATGCAGATTTGCATCATATTAAAAAAGAAAACATCGGACTGATTGAAGTCATGGGCTTGGCGGTCCTTCCTGAGCGTCTAAAACATGAGCTTCAGCAAATAGAAGCATTCCTTCTTGGGGAAGAGGCTGAAGTCCCGGAGCACCATGAGGAATGGGTTCAGCACTTAATCTCGAAATATCAATCGTTTGAAAAAGAAACGGCTGATGGAATCCTGAAAAAAGAAGTTGGATTAAAATTCAGCAGAGTATTAGAGGATGCGGGAGTTTTTAAAAGAACAAATGAAGGGAATAATCATTTTAGTCATTTTATCCAGAGTTTAAAAAGAGAGAGGAACGATGAAAATGAAAATCCTTTACGAAACGATACTCACGCACCCGCAGCAAAACATTGA
- the gatC gene encoding Asp-tRNA(Asn)/Glu-tRNA(Gln) amidotransferase subunit GatC: MSRISKEEVKHVANLARLAITEEETEMLTTQLDAIITFAEQLNELDTTGVEPTTHVLEMKNILREDKAEKGLPVEDVVKNAPDHKDGYIRVPSILE, translated from the coding sequence ATGTCACGCATTTCAAAAGAAGAAGTGAAGCACGTTGCGAATTTAGCGCGTTTAGCGATCACGGAAGAAGAAACGGAAATGCTCACAACTCAATTGGACGCGATCATCACATTCGCCGAGCAATTGAATGAGCTTGATACAACAGGCGTTGAGCCGACAACACATGTATTAGAGATGAAAAACATTCTGCGCGAAGACAAAGCAGAAAAAGGATTGCCAGTAGAGGATGTCGTGAAAAACGCTCCTGACCATAAAGACGGATACATTCGCGTGCCGTCCATTTTAGAATAA
- a CDS encoding diacylglycerol kinase, producing MKRARIIYNPTSGREAFKKQLPEVLQKFEIAGYETSCHATTCEGDAIQAARDAGERGFDLVIAAGGDGTVNEVVNGLAELPVRPQLGVVPVGTTNDFARAIGIPRDNILTAVDSILTGEARAIDIGRVNGYYFVNIAGGGRLTELTYEVPSKLKTVLGQLAYYLKGIEMLPSIRPAEVEIEYDGKLFKGEIMLFLVSLTNSVGGFEKLAPDSKLNDGMFDLLILKKANLAEFIRVASLALRGEHISDGNIIYTTANRVKVTSAQKMQLNLDGEYGGDLPGEFVNLYRHIDVLMPLAKAQSMDE from the coding sequence ATGAAAAGAGCAAGAATAATTTATAATCCAACATCAGGGCGCGAAGCCTTTAAAAAACAATTACCTGAAGTTCTTCAGAAATTTGAAATAGCCGGCTACGAAACATCATGCCACGCCACAACCTGCGAAGGCGATGCCATCCAGGCAGCAAGAGACGCAGGCGAACGCGGCTTTGACCTTGTCATTGCAGCAGGCGGAGACGGCACCGTAAATGAAGTAGTAAACGGACTTGCAGAGCTTCCGGTTCGACCGCAGCTTGGTGTAGTACCCGTTGGAACGACAAACGATTTTGCGCGTGCGATCGGAATCCCGCGCGACAATATCTTGACAGCAGTAGACTCCATCCTTACAGGCGAAGCAAGAGCAATCGACATCGGACGCGTCAACGGCTACTACTTCGTCAACATCGCAGGCGGCGGACGTCTCACTGAACTCACATATGAAGTGCCAAGCAAGCTGAAAACCGTCCTCGGCCAGCTTGCTTACTACCTGAAAGGCATCGAAATGCTGCCTTCCATCCGCCCGGCTGAAGTAGAAATCGAATACGACGGAAAGCTGTTCAAAGGCGAAATTATGCTGTTCCTCGTATCGCTGACAAACTCTGTCGGCGGCTTTGAAAAGCTTGCGCCAGACTCCAAGCTGAACGACGGCATGTTCGACCTGCTTATCTTGAAAAAAGCAAACCTTGCCGAGTTCATCCGAGTCGCAAGTCTTGCGCTGCGCGGTGAGCATATCAGTGATGGCAACATCATCTATACAACCGCAAACCGAGTGAAAGTAACATCCGCTCAAAAAATGCAATTAAACCTAGACGGTGAATACGGCGGCGATCTCCCGGGAGAATTCGTCAACCTGTACCGTCACATTGACGTCCTCATGCCGCTTGCAAAAGCCCAGTCCATGGACGAATAG
- the gatB gene encoding Asp-tRNA(Asn)/Glu-tRNA(Gln) amidotransferase subunit GatB, which yields MNFETVIGLEVHVELKTNSKIFSSAPNHFGADPNTNTSVIELGYPGVLPVLNKEAVDFAMKAAMALNCEVATDTKFDRKNYFYPDNPKAYQISQFDKPIGEHGWIDIEVSGYKKRIGITRLHLEEDAGKLTHTGDGYSLCDYNRQGTPLIEIVSEPDIRTPEEAYAYLEKLKAIIQYTGVSDCKMEEGSLRCDANISLRPVGQEKFGTKAELKNLNSFNFVRRGLEHEVKRQEEVLLSGGIIEQETRRFDEATGKTILMRVKEGSDDYRYFPEPDLVSLYIDDEWKERIRSTIPELPDQRQKRYVEELGLPSYDAQVLTLTKEMSDFFEATVAKEADAKQASNWLMGEVSGYLNAEGKELQDVALTPEGLAGMIKLIENGTISTKIAKKVFKELIEKGGDAEQIVKDQGLVQISDEGTLRKIVNESLDANPQSIEDFKSGKQKAIGFLVGKIMKATKGQANPPMVNKLLLEEIQKR from the coding sequence ATGAACTTTGAAACGGTCATTGGACTTGAAGTCCACGTTGAATTAAAAACAAATTCGAAAATCTTCTCAAGCGCACCGAACCATTTCGGCGCTGATCCAAATACAAACACAAGCGTGATCGAACTTGGCTACCCAGGGGTTCTCCCGGTATTAAACAAAGAAGCCGTTGATTTCGCCATGAAAGCTGCAATGGCGTTGAACTGTGAAGTTGCGACAGATACAAAGTTCGACCGCAAAAACTATTTTTATCCGGATAACCCGAAAGCTTACCAGATTTCCCAATTTGACAAGCCAATCGGCGAGCATGGCTGGATTGATATTGAAGTGAGCGGCTACAAGAAACGAATCGGCATTACCCGCCTTCATTTAGAAGAAGACGCTGGCAAGCTGACACATACTGGCGACGGTTATTCTCTTTGTGATTACAACCGCCAGGGAACACCGCTGATCGAGATCGTATCAGAGCCGGATATCCGGACTCCTGAAGAAGCGTACGCTTATCTTGAAAAGCTGAAAGCGATCATTCAATACACAGGTGTATCGGACTGTAAGATGGAAGAAGGCTCACTCCGCTGTGACGCCAACATTTCCCTTCGTCCTGTAGGCCAAGAGAAATTCGGTACAAAAGCAGAGCTGAAAAACCTGAACTCCTTCAACTTTGTCCGCAGAGGACTTGAGCATGAAGTGAAGCGCCAGGAGGAAGTTCTTTTATCAGGCGGCATCATCGAGCAGGAAACACGCCGCTTTGATGAAGCAACGGGGAAAACAATCCTGATGCGCGTGAAAGAAGGATCTGACGACTACCGCTACTTCCCGGAGCCGGACCTTGTGTCCCTCTACATTGATGACGAGTGGAAGGAACGCATTCGTTCAACGATTCCTGAGCTTCCTGATCAGCGTCAAAAGCGCTATGTAGAAGAACTTGGCCTTCCATCTTATGATGCACAGGTCCTTACTCTGACAAAAGAAATGTCCGATTTCTTTGAAGCAACGGTGGCAAAAGAAGCAGACGCTAAGCAAGCATCTAACTGGTTAATGGGTGAAGTGAGCGGCTACTTGAACGCTGAAGGCAAAGAGCTTCAGGATGTAGCTCTTACACCAGAAGGACTTGCGGGCATGATCAAGCTGATTGAAAACGGCACGATTTCAACGAAAATCGCGAAAAAAGTGTTTAAAGAGCTGATCGAAAAAGGCGGCGATGCCGAGCAAATCGTTAAGGATCAGGGACTAGTCCAAATCTCTGACGAAGGCACGCTCCGCAAAATCGTGAACGAATCACTTGATGCGAATCCGCAATCCATCGAGGACTTCAAGAGCGGTAAACAAAAAGCGATCGGCTTCCTGGTCGGTAAAATCATGAAAGCAACAAAAGGCCAGGCAAACCCGCCAATGGTCAACAAGCTGTTGCTCGAAGAAATTCAGAAACGATAA
- a CDS encoding LacI family DNA-binding transcriptional regulator, which produces MAATIKDIAEKAGVSIATVSRVLNFDETLSVGDETKKRIFEVAEELSYQKRKTKKSLVPKIAIVHWYTEQEELNDLYYMSIRLGIEERAKSHNLQLATYFYDDFEAINQDQLQGIVAVGKFSNQQAEEFKKAARNVVFVDSSPDPEKFDSVIVDFERATERVLDHFIAKEHTQIGYIGGRETYREHSTALDDQREQTFIKYLSGRGMLREDAMFIGSFTVKDGHRMMSQAIAELGASLPSAFFAGNDSIAIGSLQALHEHGIRVPEQVSIIGVNDISVSKYIFPALSTVKVYTEVMGETAVDLLVERITERKIAKQVVIATKLKLRQSSK; this is translated from the coding sequence ATGGCGGCTACGATAAAAGATATAGCTGAAAAAGCGGGTGTATCCATTGCGACGGTTTCGAGGGTCCTGAACTTTGACGAAACGCTATCCGTTGGAGACGAAACGAAAAAGCGAATTTTCGAAGTGGCAGAGGAGCTGTCTTATCAAAAAAGAAAAACAAAGAAAAGTCTCGTTCCAAAGATCGCCATCGTGCACTGGTACACAGAGCAGGAGGAGCTGAACGATCTTTACTACATGTCGATCAGGCTCGGTATTGAGGAGCGGGCGAAGAGTCACAACCTTCAGCTTGCAACCTATTTTTACGACGATTTTGAAGCGATCAACCAGGATCAGCTTCAGGGTATCGTCGCAGTAGGCAAATTCAGCAACCAGCAGGCAGAGGAATTCAAAAAAGCAGCGCGAAACGTCGTCTTCGTCGACTCAAGTCCGGATCCGGAAAAATTCGATTCCGTCATCGTCGACTTCGAACGGGCAACAGAGCGCGTCCTCGACCATTTCATCGCAAAAGAACACACACAAATCGGCTACATCGGCGGACGCGAAACCTACCGCGAGCACAGCACAGCACTTGACGATCAGCGCGAGCAGACATTCATCAAGTACTTGTCTGGGAGAGGCATGCTGCGCGAGGACGCCATGTTCATCGGATCATTCACCGTAAAGGACGGCCACCGCATGATGTCCCAAGCCATTGCAGAGCTCGGTGCTTCCCTGCCAAGCGCCTTCTTTGCAGGCAACGACTCCATCGCGATCGGCAGCCTCCAGGCCCTGCACGAGCACGGCATCCGCGTCCCGGAGCAGGTCAGCATCATCGGGGTAAATGACATCAGCGTCTCAAAGTACATTTTCCCGGCGCTTAGCACGGTGAAGGTATACACAGAGGTCATGGGTGAGACGGCTGTTGATCTCCTGGTCGAACGCATCACCGAACGTAAAATCGCGAAGCAAGTAGTGATCGCAACCAAGCTGAAACTGCGCCAGAGCAGCAAATAG
- a CDS encoding galactokinase has product MNAEKLEGLFREKFGRGDYRSFFAPGRINLIGEHTDYNGGHVFPCAITYGTYALAAKRSDRMLRMYSVNFPDKGIVECSLDDLGYQTEHDWANYPKGMIAVLKQRGFLIEEGLDLFIYGNIPNGAGLSSSASIELVTGVMLESLFDLKIDRIELVKLGQIVENQYIGVNSGIMDQFAIGMGKKACGILLDCQTLKYRYAPIQLEQHVIVIMNTNKRRELAASKYNERRKECEDALKILQNKVPVQSLGELSMEMFDKYADSIADETVRKRARHAVSENERTIHALEALEKNDLYTFGELMNASHRSLRNDYEVTGTELDALVEAAWKQNGVIGARMTGAGFGGCAIAIVERGSAGDFLEEVGQSYLKAVGYEASFYIADIGDGACEIELGVHI; this is encoded by the coding sequence ATGAATGCTGAGAAATTAGAAGGCTTATTCAGAGAAAAGTTCGGGAGAGGGGACTATCGCAGCTTCTTTGCACCTGGACGCATTAACCTGATTGGAGAGCATACAGATTACAACGGCGGGCACGTCTTTCCATGTGCGATTACGTACGGAACCTACGCGCTTGCTGCAAAGCGTTCAGACCGGATGCTGCGCATGTACTCGGTGAATTTTCCTGATAAGGGAATTGTTGAGTGCTCCCTTGATGACTTGGGCTATCAAACAGAACACGATTGGGCGAATTACCCTAAAGGGATGATTGCAGTTTTAAAGCAACGCGGTTTTCTCATTGAAGAGGGACTTGATCTCTTCATCTATGGAAACATCCCGAATGGCGCAGGCTTATCATCGTCCGCCTCCATTGAATTGGTTACTGGCGTGATGCTTGAATCTCTCTTTGATCTGAAAATAGACCGGATTGAGCTCGTCAAGCTTGGTCAAATCGTTGAAAATCAATACATCGGCGTCAACAGCGGGATCATGGATCAGTTCGCCATCGGCATGGGGAAAAAAGCGTGCGGTATACTGCTTGATTGCCAGACACTGAAATACCGCTACGCTCCCATCCAGTTAGAGCAGCACGTTATCGTGATCATGAACACAAACAAACGCAGAGAGCTTGCCGCTTCAAAATACAACGAACGCCGTAAGGAATGTGAAGATGCTCTGAAAATCCTGCAGAATAAGGTACCAGTACAGTCACTTGGCGAGCTGTCGATGGAAATGTTCGATAAATACGCAGATTCTATTGCAGATGAAACCGTAAGAAAGCGCGCGCGTCATGCTGTCAGTGAAAATGAGCGTACCATTCATGCACTTGAAGCTCTTGAAAAGAACGACTTATATACATTCGGCGAATTAATGAATGCTTCCCACCGCTCGCTGCGGAACGATTATGAGGTAACAGGTACAGAGCTCGATGCACTTGTCGAGGCTGCATGGAAGCAAAACGGCGTTATCGGTGCGCGCATGACAGGTGCTGGCTTTGGGGGATGCGCCATCGCGATTGTTGAACGCGGAAGTGCAGGTGATTTTCTTGAAGAAGTCGGTCAATCTTATTTAAAAGCGGTCGGCTATGAAGCATCCTTCTACATCGCAGACATCGGGGATGGAGCATGTGAAATTGAATTGGGGGTTCATATATGA